A stretch of DNA from Salvelinus sp. IW2-2015 linkage group LG20, ASM291031v2, whole genome shotgun sequence:
atagcttacttactttctcgtattcttcttatttctatttMTGTGTTTTTGTTCTACTTYACTTTTTATWACttttttatagtactactgatattgattactgcattgttgggaaagagcaaacaagaaaggcatttcactgtacttgtgcRCRTGACAATAAATACTTGAAACTTAAACCCAACCCTGGCACCAATACATACCCAGYTCAAAKATCTGCAGTGGCATTGTGAGGCCTGGYTCCTTGGTGCCCACYARGGGCCAGTAGCTAGAACTGAAGTCTTCACTGGGGGGCAGCAGGAGCAGCATGGACATCTTATCCCCAAACTGCAGCAGCTCCCGAGTGTACACACCGTACTGATATGCctgtaggagaggagagcagggtgaAAGAAGTGATGATCAGAGGATGAGGACAAGAGGTGAAGAAtatcgagagagagaaaaagcaaaaagaaaagaatagagagagaaaacaagaggagGTAAGAGAGGTGTATTACatgatacagtatatcatttaAATGAGATTGAAAAGCATGTGAGTTGGAGAGTAAGTGAAACCATGGTTACCCTGTAGAGGGGGATGTTGAGCTTTGTCAACAAGAGAGTGACAGCGGCCCTGAGTGACCTCACAAAGTCCCCCAGCCCAGAGCTGTCCATCGAGGTCTCATCCTCATTCTCTGTGTCCTCATTGGCTGTTAACATGTTGTGGCTTTGTAACCACGCCCATTCATCGCTAAAACAAAAATGCAGCCCAAGACACATCACAAGGAACTATCCTTAGCAATGATCTCATCTGACCAGTCAGTAATCCTTAAAAACACTAGACAAACACTGAGGACACACGTCATTCTaagtattatacagtataccaTTTCATCATCAGCTATACCAGGTCAGAACAGTTTAAAAGTCAGTCTGTACGTGGTAGTGCATACTGAACTCAGTGGTAAGCTCAGTGGTAGTATGTTAGCTGTGTTACCGGGACACATGGGGATTGTGGCGTACTCTGGCGTGGCATAGCAGGTTGGGCAGCCTCTGGGGCACTAGAACCCTGATCTGCTCCACTGTGCTGCACAGCTTCAAGATGCCCACGTACAGGCCAGACTGGGCCCACTGGACACTGTGTCTGTGGTAGGACAGCTTCTCCTGGTGAGGGACACAGAGAAAAGCATTGTTGTATTAGCACAATAAGAAGCCttactactgtatataaacacGAGCACACAGTGTCCCAGCCAGGAAGGGTCACCTTGAGCTGCTCTGTGAGGGTGTCCATGGCAGTAGGCTCTGGGAGTAGAGGGGTCCTGCTCCGGTTCTTCTCCAGCCAGGCCAGGGGGACCCAGTGGAGAGGGACGTCCGGGGGTTTTGTGTGGGCCGCACAATCCTTCACTGTCACCAGCAGGACATTACCCTGCTTGTCCTTCAGAGGCTCATAGTACACCTGGCCCAAGTCTACTGTTCCCAGAGAGGActgcagagagaggcagggaaggagagagggagaaaagtatGAAATATTAGAATAAAAATAAAGAGTGAAAAGGAAAGTCAACGAGAAACAGGCAGTGGAAGAGAAAGCTCACAGAAAATGTTGTCTCTTCATCTTTGCTAGGTGCTTGATTGATGAGAAGGCCATGTACAGTGACCTATCAGTGTGCATTATACTTTTTTTCACCTGTAGTTGTGCTACAGCCTGCAAGATATTGTGCCTGTTCTGAAGtagtgatgaagaggaggagagagcggaggagagggcCTGCTGGAGCCAGGGCACCTGTTGCCATGCACAGGACAACtgtaagaaaaagagagagggatagaaagatagAAAATAGACAATGTAATTTTGGAACATATATTTCATACAGGTATACCTACCAATGTATTCAATTAGATTGACAGCTAACCTTGGCAAACCAAAGGAAGTCCTGAGAGATGGAGGTGGAGCAGCACTGGATCTCCACCAATGGGAGATGGTCATCTGCTGTGACCAGGATGTTTTCCTTTTTGTAGAACACAGTTGCCAGGTATACACCCCTAACAATGAGACAAAGAGGAAGAACAGATGAGGTTCATCCTAACGAGGGAAGACAGAAGAAAACTGAATAGAGAGGTAGGTGCAATAAAGGGAGGGCAGAAAGGGATTGAAACACTTGTTTGAAGAGTAGGGGATGTAGTGAgggaacagagacagagtggGATCTTTCTCTAAATGTAACCATGGGAGATGTTAGTGGCAGAGATACAGAGTTGTTGGGTGAGGAGCATTGCTATCTCACCTCTGTAGGAGACGGACAAACTTGGTGGCTGACTGGAAGAGCAGCTTCAGGCTGCGAGTCATAGACAGGCGCTTACTGGGGCTCTGGGGCTTGGAGCTCTCTATGGGCCACAGGACAAAGGAATGAGACATACAGACTAGAGGACCATGTGAAAGAGCCAGAGTATTATTTTGAGTGACTGATACTGTTTACTTTCTCATGTATTATACAGGTATTGAATGTACACGGATGTTTATCTTACACAAATCATTTGAATAGTATATTCATTCCCCTTGTATGAGAGGCGGAACTGAGATGCTGTATCTACATTATGGTTCAAGAAGTACACTACCTATACAGTATCCCTTGTAGTGTGGCTCTCTGGTCTGCTCCAACAGTCTCCTGGCTAGAGCCTCCTTgttcctgcttggagttttcacTCCCATACACTCCCTCCAGCCTGCAGAGGGAGACACAGCCCACCAGCGTTCACTGATATTCATTGTGGAGTCATATGATCCAAGGTCAGCTGTTTTCTTCAAATGGCGAAGGTTGGTATTTGGGGAGCTGATTCTTGATCTGTGATTAGGGTCAACTTCTACGCAGAGCATTGATGATAATAGAGAATATCAGAAAGGTATTTTGTCTGGCTGTCTGCAGTTCCATTTACTCACTGGAGGGGGCAGCACTGACTGGGCTGGAGCTCTGAGCCGGGCCCCATCCCTTCACATTGTAGGCGGTCACTCTCACAAAGTAGTGCATTCCCTAAGAGACCAATACATTATCATCATGAGTTAACCTTACGAACAGGCAGACCAGGGCAAATAACTTTACATTGTAGTTGTTCATTTCTGCAGGTAACTGAGAGAGTTGAGGTTAAGTGCCTCCTAGCCTCAGGGTGTCCTGGTTCAGGAGATGTGACCGCGTTCGTGTGTGTCTTACTGTCGTGAGTCCTGTGATGCTGTGGACTAGGGTCTTAGTGTCGATCACCTGGGCTGAGCCAAGTATGCTCTTGAAGTTGGCAGAGGTGCTCCATTCCACTGTAGGAggtgacaggaagagagacacGGATGTATCTATGATATTGAGGACTGAGTGGTAATTGCAATAGTGATTAGAGCCAATGTTAGAGTTGAAGTAGTAGAACCCCACCTCTGTAGCGTGTGATCAATCCAGTGGCGATACCGGTTGGCTCTCGAATGGACACAAACAGGGAAGAGGCACTGGTCACAAACAGTGAMACACYACTTGGAGGGCCAGGGAGGTCTAGAGGACACAGAGARATGGAGAGACAYGCMGACAGTAAACACAGACWTGGAGCMAAAAGTACATAACRTAAACRAATCAATGAGACTGGMTKMRKKSMWYMWWWYTKKYCYTYMWYMMCCCTGACCCCTAGCCTCTGACCTGTGCGGTGGAAGCTCTCCCTCATCCTGCAGTACAGCTGCTGCCGCAGAGTCCAGAGGTGGAGCTGCCTCYGTATGTCGGTCTGCACATGTGGCCCCGCCCCTGCTCCACCCAGTAgctcctccctcctgtcctccaccTGCCTGTCGGCCAACATTACCAGGGCATCCAGCTTGCACAACCACTCCGCTGGAAGACACactgagagaaagggaggatgacggatggaggggggagggagggaggaggaggagggagggaggagggagggaggagggagggagggaggagggaagggagagagagggagggaggataaatATAAAGGTTTTGCATTGTTTACAACAGTGTGGGAACAAGATAGGGAAAGGGTGACAGGAATTACATcttaaacattacatttaaacatcCCTCACTAGTAGTCACTACCCCCAAAAGAATAATGTCTTAATGTACTGGATGATCCATTGTTTGTGTRAAATGTGTACAACTGTTWCTTGACCATCTCTTGATTGCACTGATTCAATCTACGTCACTGTGTAAGACTCACAGACGGGGTTGTGTCTGGCTCCTGCCTTTGTCAACACGTGCAGCAGAGGGGAGTTCTGGGTTAGAGCAGCCACATCCAGAGGTACCAGGCCCTGCTCACTCACTCTGTTTacacctttctccctctctctttcccagtccttctctttcttctctttatcCCGTCCTCCTCCTCCGCCACACACCCTGTCCCTGAATAGCAGGCTTTGCACCACCAGGGTGTCCTCATTCTCCACTGCCTCCCACAGGTTCTTATACTAAcacaggggaaggagagggggattgAGTGAGAAACAGGCACATGGAGGGATACAGGGTAAGAGGGTACATCGTCATGGGCATGGCAGAAAAATGCAGGAAGAAAATTTTACTTTAGATGATAGTATGGAACAACAATATAAGACAATTCTCAAagataaaacacccaaaatggaTSCAAAATTCACTTTCTCTCAGGATGTCTTACTGTGTGAGTGGCCTTGCATGAATGTTTCGGCATGTCTGTCTCTCCGGAAAAAGAGGACTCTCCGCCCCTCAGCCTGACCGACAGGTTTCTGTAGATGCGTTTTGGCGAAACGGGACCCAGAGATCGCCGCCGCTGTGGCGGGTTTCTCACCGACACAGACATACAAtagatggcacacacacaattggTAGAGAGTATCCACAGCAGGATACAGGAGTTACAGGGAACGAGATTGGAACAAAATAGAAGATGGTGGATGGATGATGGAGAGGTCACAAAAAAAAGACAGGGTGAAAAGCGGAACGGTACACGGGGgagggggaagaagggaggatGAAGGGGGTTTGAAACAGGAAGAGGTCTTTAGAGGACTAGAATGGAGTGATACAGTAGGAATAAGAGGAGGGGGAAATagatagaaaaacaaaaaacagaacaaaGTCAGTCTTACTGTCATCTTACCAGCTGTTAAAACGGTTGCAGAAATGTATCACTACTTAGGGGGGCCTGGGTTGAGTTGAGCAGCACTGCGTGTGGGCGGATAAGTGGATAAAAGTTACAATGCCTGAGCAGAGCAGATGGAAAATGTCTCACARAAGTTAGAATATCTCACTCTTCTCCCCTTTGTTCCCACTTTCTAGTCKAATGCCTTGTGGCTTTTCTTCCTACTCAATGGAGTCTCTGCACAAAGCAATCTCACCATCAGTCTAATTAACTGAGGAATGGAAGTCTACAGAGYGCACGGTTAAAGCTATTACACTGAGTGCTCCTGAGATCAAACATGTCATACACATAGAAACATTTATCTGCCCTCACATTTGCCTTTATCGTGTCTTACATTAGTGATGGATAATTGTCTGTTCTTCTTCACCTCTTTTCAGACAGGAAAAACCAGCAGCATTGTATCCTGAACCGTTCACTGTCTTCATAATCCAGCTGCCCACTTTCCTTCCAAAAgccccttgacacttttttgttgctttgaccaAAATGCTCtctttcacttttattttctCTCCTCAGTCACTAtactctcttccatcctctctctctctctctctctctctctctctctctctcttctgccttttTTCAACTCCTCAGCTTTCCACTTACTTCCATCTACATCATAGTGTTATTCAGACACAAAATGCATCCCTGGCAAGAGATGCTCTGACTCCATCTTTCTGTCAAAGCTTCTTTTCCCTCACCCATTTCCCCTCATCCCTCATTCTAATGGAAATGAAAGCCACATTCAATCTTCATGTCTGTATGGTCATGTTCTGACTAACTACGTTGTGTCTCCTAGAGAAAGTGAATACTCCCTTAGCTTGTACTGGTACTGTGGCACTTTCCTGTGGCCACGAAGGCGCCTGGTGTCCCCAGCTGGCATTCTGTACCTTTTATATGCCCACTTGTGACATAACTATCCTGCACTCCTTCTTACCACCTGCACTGCCTTTTCACGCATAGGGAAAAGATAAGGGTGAGACCTCCTCACTGTTATTGGTAGATTCAGTTCTATTGTTTGTTCATTGTGCATTTTATCTCTTATGGAAAGTGTCGATCTRTATCTGTGAAACTGGTTTAGTGAAGGGATTAGTGTTTATGCTGCATGGAGGTGCCAACAGATGCCAATCACTGGACCAAAAGACTTCATGTAAACAAGAATTGACATTCAGTCATTTGAGTTGATATTGAAGCTTCTATGAAGTAGCATTAACATAATGGTATGCAGATTGTCATTATTATAAATGTATTCCATTCTGTTGTGGCTTTTTTGTAGGCCTAAGCATTTRCTTGATAACAGACAAAGCAATGTTTCACAGTAAATCTATACAGAAATATTCTATGACTCATTCCTGGCCCCAGGAAGTGATGCTGTTACTCGAAAGAAACGCAATAATTGCGTGAACCAAATAAGGAAAAGTTGGAAGATTTTGTATACATACagataattaataaaaaattcctGAAACATTACACAAGCATCTGACAGCAGCCAAAGCGCAAATGCAACAGTTATGCCAATGTAATAAATACACAGTTGTTTGAGTTAATGAAAGTTTAGAAAATGRTCCAAYTAGAATAGAATGCACAACATCATATTCAGCATGCACATCGMATACAAACGAATTTACAAACAGTGKCAAATTACAAATKAGTTTAWAAATMAARAACATTTTATACCCTATTGCAATAATCCACTYGAATASTATGGCTTCTGTAACAACCTGGTTGTGTGTTGTATTATGAATTATTAGGCAGGTAAATATGTTAGATTAAAAGTATACAAGACAATACCTTCCGTAGATGTAAGCTCCTGCTTCCCCCTTGTCACATATTACACCACAATCACCACGAAAGCGTCAATTAAAAGTCARTAAATTAATCCTAAAGTTACGATAGCAATCGGAATTCACTCATCCCTCTCAGTGCGGTTAATCCACTTTCATGAATTTTCACTTCTCACGGTCAAGCGAACCTGCTCCGGACGCTCAACATGCAATTTGGTACCTCGcgcccctcccacctctctctctttgtctctctctcattcacacatGCTGAGGCTTACATTCACGGACCAATTCAGAATTCACATTATTATACAGCTAGATAGAWAAAGGTAGATAAAGTAGTGGCTCCATATCAATAGGCTAATGTTAATAGATTCCTCAGTCACTTTGCATCAATAACCTAATTGGCAAATGTAAGYCTattacaaaatgtgaaataagtagCTAATGCAATGATAAAATGTTATTGTGAACCTGTTCTACAGAACTATTCATGTATTACATTCTGAAGTCTCTTATTTTTGCCTCCACATTAGTCACTCAGTCTTTTTTTGGCTGGTGGTCACAGACCTATGGTGTCTCTAAGCAACGACAGTCTTGTCTGTCATTTCGACAGGAAGCTGAGCAtcacacagactgagacacacactgtgACATGATT
This window harbors:
- the LOC111981968 gene encoding ankyrin repeat and fibronectin type-III domain-containing protein 1 isoform X1 translates to MSVSVRNPPQRRRSLGPVSPKRIYRNLSVRLRGGESSFSGETDMPKHSCKATHTYKNLWEAVENEDTLVVQSLLFRDRVCGGGGGRDKEKKEKDWEREREKGVNRVSEQGLVPLDVAALTQNSPLLHVLTKAGARHNPVLCLPAEWLCKLDALVMLADRQVEDRREELLGGAGAGPHVQTDIXRQLHLWTLRQQLYCRMRESFHRTDLPGPPSXVSLFVTSASSLFVSIREPTGIATGLITRYRVEWSTSANFKSILGSAQVIDTKTLVHSITGLTTGMHYFVRVTAYNVKGWGPAQSSSPVSAAPSSWRECMGVKTPSRNKEALARRLLEQTREPHYKGYCIESSKPQSPSKRLSMTRSLKLLFQSATKFVRLLQRGVYLATVFYKKENILVTADDHLPLVEIQCCSTSISQDFLWFAKLSCAWQQVPWLQQALSSALSSSSSLLQNRHNILQAVAQLQSSLGTVDLGQVYYEPLKDKQGNVLLVTVKDCAAHTKPPDVPLHWVPLAWLEKNRSRTPLLPEPTAMDTLTEQLKEKLSYHRHSVQWAQSGLYVGILKLCSTVEQIRVLVPQRLPNLLCHARVRHNPHVSRDEWAWLQSHNMLTANEDTENEDETSMDSSGLGDFVRSLRAAVTLLLTKLNIPLYRAYQYGVYTRELLQFGDKMSMLLLLPPSEDFSSSYWPLVGTKEPGLTMPLQIFELVHFWTYEQDFLSQYCQVWVRLELDAHLSQQALREALDTKEVQEARDRLGHITQLSQSLEVVWREARWIMDVLQCVRSKQWVGAVPLGLVMGGDPPARPDDEEDDRPITRVWPQRILSQKKISESITCTVTDVGVSSGISEPICIPGVHEKAVGLIEGASKGGYPVDLSAQQPVVAFNSLXQSGXGFDSVAQSEVXXHBIMAQSEVADHDIVNLPAAYSGELEYPHSFVSDVIPPLPXLDIIFPTLSLIDEEREEDPVPXRMDMLDSLSLGVGESEAFFGLNSDLMSGPKGCSLSDVHHDTNSLTAGLSLGDRTCADTLFSGHLDGLATSAPLPIVRTTPAQSWDLPTEDTMIHAGNRGGSMPARSQVEWVNSSNQAS
- the LOC111981968 gene encoding ankyrin repeat and fibronectin type-III domain-containing protein 1 isoform X2, with translation MCLPAEWLCKLDALVMLADRQVEDRREELLGGAGAGPHVQTDIXRQLHLWTLRQQLYCRMRESFHRTDLPGPPSXVSLFVTSASSLFVSIREPTGIATGLITRYRVEWSTSANFKSILGSAQVIDTKTLVHSITGLTTGMHYFVRVTAYNVKGWGPAQSSSPVSAAPSSWRECMGVKTPSRNKEALARRLLEQTREPHYKGYCIESSKPQSPSKRLSMTRSLKLLFQSATKFVRLLQRGVYLATVFYKKENILVTADDHLPLVEIQCCSTSISQDFLWFAKLSCAWQQVPWLQQALSSALSSSSSLLQNRHNILQAVAQLQSSLGTVDLGQVYYEPLKDKQGNVLLVTVKDCAAHTKPPDVPLHWVPLAWLEKNRSRTPLLPEPTAMDTLTEQLKEKLSYHRHSVQWAQSGLYVGILKLCSTVEQIRVLVPQRLPNLLCHARVRHNPHVSRDEWAWLQSHNMLTANEDTENEDETSMDSSGLGDFVRSLRAAVTLLLTKLNIPLYRAYQYGVYTRELLQFGDKMSMLLLLPPSEDFSSSYWPLVGTKEPGLTMPLQIFELVHFWTYEQDFLSQYCQVWVRLELDAHLSQQALREALDTKEVQEARDRLGHITQLSQSLEVVWREARWIMDVLQCVRSKQWVGAVPLGLVMGGDPPARPDDEEDDRPITRVWPQRILSQKKISESITCTVTDVGVSSGISEPICIPGVHEKAVGLIEGASKGGYPVDLSAQQPVVAFNSLXQSGXGFDSVAQSEVXXHBIMAQSEVADHDIVNLPAAYSGELEYPHSFVSDVIPPLPXLDIIFPTLSLIDEEREEDPVPXRMDMLDSLSLGVGESEAFFGLNSDLMSGPKGCSLSDVHHDTNSLTAGLSLGDRTCADTLFSGHLDGLATSAPLPIVRTTPAQSWDLPTEDTMIHAGNRGGSMPARSQVEWVNSSNQAS